The Bradysia coprophila strain Holo2 chromosome III, BU_Bcop_v1, whole genome shotgun sequence region CATTTAGATGCCATACCTTCCAAACTAAAGTTAGCATCCTGGAATATCATGTCGACAACTGGATACAATCTTTGATATcttaaaaaataatctaaGAGACGGTGATTCTTCAAGTCTTTCATCGCTGTTGTTATTTCGACAACAATAACAAACACTAACATTGCAGTGTCGGAAAATTAAGAAGAAGATTACTGTAATACGACtctaaattataaatattattcagcTCATTGTACCACCgatatcttttttttaatttttttttcccacCAAATAATGGATGGAGCTTGGATAATGTCGAAACtataaaaattctcaaagcGTATATGTTTCACCGACTTATCATGTCGTTATTCCCGTGAAGCTAGATTTGAAATATAATTGACACAGTTTTGAGAATAGGACCTGGTTGATAGTGATTACACATACCGCTATTTTTTCACTGGGGTCGTCACGCAAAAAAAGTCGGTAATCCAACTGCATTCactagattgtggaaattggtCATCCGAGACTCCGACACCATACGAATTCCAAGTGACAGACTTAACTAACTACAAGAGACAATACAATTCAATCAACTAGAAAGGCTGGAGATGAGCGGGTTGACTGAAAAAGGACAGTTATTAGCAAACTCGTCGATTTAAACGCGAATCAAATCCctaaccaacgcacttcaagtatgagtggtactctaaataaatAGAGTTCTGAAACGGgacacaaattttggcactgtaaaaaaatctggaaacatttttcatacaaaatagtagcACTCGAagaacttttgcttgaagtgcgttgcccTAACATAAGCAACTCAGTTATTAGAATATGACTCGGTCACGCCATGTGGAAATGGAAATCTTATGATTAACATAGGGAAATGTTGTATGAGAACTAACGCTTAAATGTACcagatttttgtataattctaTCACctttcgtcataaaattactaatgtTAGCACTTTTTTGTGTAAACCAACCTGCCGTTCATACCGCTCATACCGTACATATATattttaccagagtgaagttgtatcaccaaaaaatagagcacaaagaatgaagtactacaggccaaccgatgTGTCCTTTCGCCTTCAGCGAAGTTGCAGGTCTTACgtataaaaaacacattttttgtttaagtttttatttcaaatattttattggatcAGACATCTTCCAACGACGAATCATCGCACTATAATAATTATACTCGCAgtacatttttattcatttttttgcacGAGTTTCAATAGACACTCGCAAttgcattacattttgtttgactAAACACTATATTGTGATTGGCATAACTAACCTTTTGCAGACGAGTAGACTAAATTATCTGTTTTGTTGACAGCGACacacatattttataaaaaaggaTATGTTGGAAATTGTTAGATCGAAAGATGGAAACAGATTTTCTAATTGCACTCGTGTGATGCGCTGtgtcgtctgtgaaaggtttagtggttacttttaagaaattgcaATATATAAACGACAATCTTATGGCAATATACGCTCTCGCTTAACTTAAGTCATTTAACCGAATATAAGCTTACACATTATTGACTATTATAGCTCTACACATTTCGTCGACgtaattttatatattttggaAAGTATGTTTCAACTTCTCTATTAAATAGCATTTTCGGTGTTGTTTTAATCCATCGCAATTACAcatattcaaaagaaaatgcatTCTACCAACGACTACTCTTTCTCTGTTAAACTCTAAATATTATTTACCACTTCAGCCAcaacttttattaaaagacATTTTCTTATTCAGCGATTAagattttactttcatttgaatatggttttagttttgtttttataaaagttGAGTACGATATCACatttaaaaattctatttaatgTTCTTTGACGATTATTGTTAGttataaatttgtaaatttttattcgcGTTTGTTCctcttcaaatttttcgtttctaaTGTGTTTTGGcagttcattttatttaaaaaaaaaaattctttacgACAAAACATTCCCATTAATGAAACGTAGGTCTTATATGGAAGTGCAGAagatgtaacaaaaaaaaaattaagtcaaCAGAACAACTTACCCGAAGGTAGCAAATCTTTGAAGTCGTCGAATTCATGTGAAAAAAACATTGTCACACAATGAATGTTAGTGAATGAATGTTGTTAGTTCTACGAAACGAATATCACATAGACTCTGTTGGACCTGCAACTGCGGTACTCCACAATACAGCGACTGCACAGTTCTCTGAACTCAGAGAAATTCGAAGCGATTATGAAGCGGTTTTGCCAGGTTTAATTCTCACATTGTCATAATTGACTTGAAAGTAGAAATCAACGGAACGGCTTTAAGAATCAATTCTTTCAACGTGCTCTGTACCGCTCATCGATGTGTGCATACACGTTTTGTTCTGTTCATTATTCAGTCTTAATGAGCGATCGGCAAATCGTACATTTAGTAGGAACTCCAGGTGTATTGTGTTCATCTATGTCCCCATCAAATTACTGATTCGAAACTGGTTGTGTCGCCTGTAACATGGCTACTTTTAATGCGTATGCCAAATGACTGATATCGACCACGGAGTCAACCATTTCCTGCACAGCAGAAACACTGGGAAAGTTTTGAGCCGCCTTTTTCGTTTTTGCCACACAGGTTTTTAGTGCTTCCGACAATGAATCCGCACATTGAAGCACGCTCTTTTTTATCTCCATCTTCGACACATTTCGATGGACGATGTCGCCAATGTTGACTAAATTGTGGGCGCTTAGTACGACGAATTTGCCGTAAGCTAGAAAGAATTTCGGTGGTTGATTTCGTTCGACTGTTTGAAGGAATGCATCAATTGCTTGTGTCAGATATCCCATATGTGTAACGGTTTGGGTGGCATAGTACGTAATTAACGATGTATCATTTTGATTCAAACCGGGCTTGTCGTTATTTATTGCGGCCGTCTCAGCATTCTTCACAACATCGTCGAACTTTGTTTGCAGGTCTTGGGGTAGAGCATCTCGTAGTTCAGCATTTTTCTTTGCCGAACTTTCTTTGGATTCTAAACTGACATAGTCATAGTCTTCTAGCCATTCGTTGTTGTTGGCGCCGTCTTGTGGTGATGTGACTGGTGTAGCTCTTTTGAAGAGCAACGTTGAATTTCCCTGAATAAACGATGCGGACTGACGAACGTCCTCGGTTAATGTTTGAGCGCAAGCAATTAATTGGTCTAAACTGTCTGGTGGTCCAGgttgtttttgtgaattttcagGTCTTGATAATGCGTCAACTGTCCAGCCTTGTGAGTCTAAACTTTGGGATGCTTCGTGAACTAATCTGTCGGCATCGCGTAGAGCCTTAACCAGTGGTCTCAGTTTTAATGCTAGTGTTTTATCATCGGCTCTTGCTGCATTGCCCAAAGCTCCATCACCGAATTCAGCTAGATCGTGTAGTGCTGTTCGAAGTCTTACGGCAGCCAGTTTTAAGTCCATTAGAATAGGCTCCAGCTTCTCTTTGGTGCGCCATGAAGGTGACACAAATCCTAAAAGTCTACAAGGAGATCGAATGAGTTAGACTTTGAAGTTGTTTTCCATTATTAGGACATTACCTTGAAATAGTCGATGTAGCTTCATTCTGTAATTTGGCCAATGTGTCCAGGGCTGATGACAATTCCAGTGGAAGCTCTTTCTTTGTGGTAATTATTGGGCCCTGATTCTGAATCAACGGTATGTCAAATGAACTGTTGGCTTGTGACATTTGTGCGGGAGCAGATGGTGTAAGCGACCGTATTGAAGGTGGATTTCGTCGCGGTATATCATAGTCCGGCATATTTGCTAACGACGATCGATTCGATGATGATAAACTTAAACTGTCGCTGGTTAGAAGTGATGAATTGGAGCTGCTCGGTGTGATGTTATGTTGTGACAGTAAATTCGAGGGACGAGGTATGTCGTACGAATCATCCAAACGATTATCTCTTGGTGGAGTTCGACTCCATGACCGTGGAGAATCGTAGTTTATTTGCACGGCTGGCTTTGGTGTATCGTACGTATCTTGGTCGGACATCGTTGATAAATTCTGATATGGACTGTTGTTGCGATTTGGTGTCGGTAGAAGATCGTAGAGGTATACGTCACCACATTTCTGAGGAGTAACAAcctgaaacaacaaaatatttgattttagaaaaaacTTGGTAACATCCAGCGGCGGTCTGATTaatatttcatcattttatgaGTTTTTTGAATCAATTGAACAACgccattttaaataaaagcttaaaaattcaaacgaaatcTTTATTCCATGAATCATTTAACTCCATTCCATCACGTGGACTATGACCAATATCTTAAATTAGAATGGTCTTGTGACTTCAAACAAAGAATGTTTTGCATAAGTGAATTTTACCTCTTGAAAACTTGATGCTATACTAGTGCAGTACCTTTACAGACCGATTCATTcaagaaacgaaaattaaaccATTCAAACGACAATAACTTCTCAATTCCACTTCAACatccaacaaaaacaaataaaagttTCCGTGCAATGTTCACTTTACCGATAATTTCCATTAACTGAATGCAATCACAGTATCCCTAGGACTCACTTCAGAAACaggaaaaacttttgtttcaattgcaaCAAAAAGACTGTTCGTTTATTATTCAAACAAATCCTTTAAATCAAGAGGACaagcaattaaaaattgttgtgaatttcaatgaaatgaaactGGAAAAATGGTTCCTCTCACATAATAAAACCAAGTGAATAACATTGTGATTAAGATCGGTAAATAGAACGTGACCGTACGAAGACACTCAGTTTGTTGCGAACTACAATGCGCATGTATCGTTTGTGAGTTGGTGGTTAGGGTGagagtggttttttttttcggaagaAAAGCGGTCTGTGAAATAGGGTGCAATTgtaaaagaaaggaaaaatgaaTAGGAAATGGAAAAGCGGGAATATAATAAATCTCATCAATTCTTTTCTTCGAAATGCACTCTCTATTCTGTGGGGTTGTTTGTAGACACCAAGATGGAAATGATGTTATTATCTATgaatcaaacgaaaaacaaCCGAAAATAAAGGTAATTCAACGGATTCTTCAACTTCAGACTAACGTTTAATCTTACtaattattacaattttaagATCCAAGAATTATCGGATTTGTTGAGGCTTTGCAGAGATTGtttaattttcgtaaaaacaCATTGTCAACCCTCGTGAA contains the following coding sequences:
- the LOC119078951 gene encoding breast cancer anti-estrogen resistance protein 1 isoform X2 gives rise to the protein MVLKDLNMYKDYAAVGSQQQPKKMYAKAIYENIAESPDELAFKRGDILTIIEQDTDGIEGWWLCTLRGRQGICPGNRLKIIPSYDPGCYTPSPVSSPCPSIGSASFYHSTSFMMHSDLYENTSGLIHGQKHGKRRSWHIMPNKVVTPQKCGDVYLYDLLPTPNRNNSPYQNLSTMSDQDTYDTPKPAVQINYDSPRSWSRTPPRDNRLDDSYDIPRPSNLLSQHNITPSSSNSSLLTSDSLSLSSSNRSSLANMPDYDIPRRNPPSIRSLTPSAPAQMSQANSSFDIPLIQNQGPIITTKKELPLELSSALDTLAKLQNEATSTISRLLGFVSPSWRTKEKLEPILMDLKLAAVRLRTALHDLAEFGDGALGNAARADDKTLALKLRPLVKALRDADRLVHEASQSLDSQGWTVDALSRPENSQKQPGPPDSLDQLIACAQTLTEDVRQSASFIQGNSTLLFKRATPVTSPQDGANNNEWLEDYDYVSLESKESSAKKNAELRDALPQDLQTKFDDVVKNAETAAINNDKPGLNQNDTSLITYYATQTVTHMGYLTQAIDAFLQTVERNQPPKFFLAYGKFVVLSAHNLVNIGDIVHRNVSKMEIKKSVLQCADSLSEALKTCVAKTKKAAQNFPSVSAVQEMVDSVVDISHLAYALKVAMLQATQPVSNQ
- the LOC119078951 gene encoding breast cancer anti-estrogen resistance protein 1 isoform X1 — encoded protein: MPQLIRDLSLDGRLNGGKPTSQQQKMYAKAIYENIAESPDELAFKRGDILTIIEQDTDGIEGWWLCTLRGRQGICPGNRLKIIPSYDPGCYTPSPVSSPCPSIGSASFYHSTSFMMHSDLYENTSGLIHGQKHGKRRSWHIMPNKVVTPQKCGDVYLYDLLPTPNRNNSPYQNLSTMSDQDTYDTPKPAVQINYDSPRSWSRTPPRDNRLDDSYDIPRPSNLLSQHNITPSSSNSSLLTSDSLSLSSSNRSSLANMPDYDIPRRNPPSIRSLTPSAPAQMSQANSSFDIPLIQNQGPIITTKKELPLELSSALDTLAKLQNEATSTISRLLGFVSPSWRTKEKLEPILMDLKLAAVRLRTALHDLAEFGDGALGNAARADDKTLALKLRPLVKALRDADRLVHEASQSLDSQGWTVDALSRPENSQKQPGPPDSLDQLIACAQTLTEDVRQSASFIQGNSTLLFKRATPVTSPQDGANNNEWLEDYDYVSLESKESSAKKNAELRDALPQDLQTKFDDVVKNAETAAINNDKPGLNQNDTSLITYYATQTVTHMGYLTQAIDAFLQTVERNQPPKFFLAYGKFVVLSAHNLVNIGDIVHRNVSKMEIKKSVLQCADSLSEALKTCVAKTKKAAQNFPSVSAVQEMVDSVVDISHLAYALKVAMLQATQPVSNQ